In the genome of Burkholderia diffusa, one region contains:
- the tssA gene encoding type VI secretion system protein TssA, which yields MHSNDVSQAALAAALSSPASALAAATPRAELIGRLLADVSRETPCGPNLEYDADFLQLQERATPRAEQQYGDTVIPAETPDWRAVERLALALSERTKDLRVAAYLARSWTEQHGIAGYADGLALVAGLIERWWDDLHPRLDADGEPDPTPRMNALADVAGAHECARAARRQPLFDGGPSVRDAERVLDGRDDAAGPAAGSREGLVAALSTARDDGRVPIDAVRAVLSALDAIRAHVTDRLGSEWSPDASDTEKALQRIVREMPEPAARPADGSIPATPRASGAAHGASAPAAVPNGQAWRDAQIASRDDVRLGLDKMCRYFELHEPSHPAPLLLRRAQRLLALDFYEIIRDLAPESLPKLDLLSGERSE from the coding sequence ATGCATTCGAATGACGTGAGCCAGGCGGCGCTGGCCGCCGCATTGTCCTCGCCGGCCTCCGCCCTGGCGGCAGCGACACCGCGCGCCGAGTTGATCGGCCGGCTGCTGGCGGACGTTTCGCGCGAAACGCCGTGCGGCCCGAACCTCGAATACGACGCCGACTTCCTGCAGCTTCAGGAGCGGGCGACACCGCGCGCCGAACAGCAGTACGGCGACACCGTGATTCCGGCCGAGACGCCCGACTGGCGCGCGGTCGAGCGCCTTGCGCTCGCGCTGAGCGAGCGGACGAAGGATTTGCGTGTCGCCGCGTATCTCGCGCGCAGCTGGACCGAGCAGCACGGCATTGCCGGCTACGCGGACGGGCTCGCGCTCGTCGCCGGCCTGATCGAGCGCTGGTGGGACGACTTGCATCCGCGACTCGATGCCGATGGCGAACCGGATCCGACACCGCGAATGAACGCGCTCGCCGATGTCGCCGGCGCGCACGAATGTGCGCGCGCGGCACGGCGCCAGCCGCTGTTCGACGGCGGCCCGAGCGTGCGCGACGCCGAACGCGTGCTCGACGGCCGCGACGACGCAGCCGGCCCGGCGGCAGGCAGCCGCGAGGGGCTGGTCGCCGCGCTGTCGACCGCGCGCGACGACGGCCGCGTGCCGATCGACGCGGTACGCGCGGTGCTGAGCGCGCTGGACGCGATCCGCGCGCACGTCACGGACCGGCTCGGCAGTGAATGGTCGCCGGATGCGAGCGACACGGAAAAGGCGTTGCAACGCATCGTGCGCGAAATGCCGGAGCCGGCGGCACGGCCGGCGGACGGTTCGATTCCGGCAACGCCGCGCGCGTCGGGCGCCGCGCACGGCGCGTCCGCGCCGGCCGCCGTGCCGAACGGGCAGGCCTGGCGCGATGCCCAGATCGCGAGCCGCGACGACGTGCGGCTCGGCCTCGACAAGATGTGCCGCTATTTCGAACTGCACGAGCCGAGCCACCCGGCGCCGCTGCTGCTGCGGCGCGCGCAGCGGCTGCTCGCGCTCGACTTCTACGAAATCATCCGGGACCTCGCTCCGGAGAGTCTGCCGAAGCTGGACCTGCTGAGCGGCGAGCGGAGCGAATGA
- the tssB gene encoding type VI secretion system contractile sheath small subunit produces the protein MTDRTKAAGSGQKFIARNRAPRVQIEYDVETYGAERKVQLPFVMGVIADLAGKRAEPLPDLPERKFLEIDVDNFDERMKSIAPRVAFQVPNTLTGEGMLNVDMTFEQIDDFSPAAIARNVDALRRLLDARTELSNLLSYMDGKHGAEQLIERAINDPDLLKTLVREPRVDAQAVDATQPEARDE, from the coding sequence ATGACGGACAGAACCAAGGCGGCAGGCAGCGGACAGAAGTTCATCGCGCGCAATCGGGCGCCGCGCGTGCAGATCGAATACGACGTCGAGACCTACGGCGCCGAGCGCAAGGTGCAACTGCCGTTCGTGATGGGCGTCATCGCGGACCTGGCGGGCAAGCGCGCCGAGCCGCTGCCGGATTTGCCGGAGCGCAAGTTCCTCGAGATCGACGTCGACAATTTCGACGAGCGGATGAAATCGATCGCGCCGCGCGTCGCGTTCCAGGTGCCGAACACGCTGACCGGCGAGGGGATGCTCAACGTCGACATGACGTTCGAACAGATCGACGATTTCTCGCCGGCGGCGATCGCGCGCAACGTCGACGCGCTGCGCCGGTTGCTGGATGCGCGCACCGAGCTGTCGAACCTGCTGTCGTACATGGACGGCAAGCACGGCGCCGAGCAGCTGATCGAGCGCGCGATCAACGATCCCGACCTGCTGAAGACGCTCGTGCGCGAACCGCGCGTCGACGCACAGGCCGTCGACGCGACCCAACCGGAGGCCCGCGATGAATGA
- the tssC gene encoding type VI secretion system contractile sheath large subunit, protein MNDPVQSRADTRDARDAAQPAVAHGEFAALLQKEFKPKTAEARESVERAVRTLAQQALEHTVGMTTDAYGSVKQIIVEIDRKLSEQINQILHHDEFQTLEGAWRGLHYLVTHTETDELLKIKALPASRNEVARMLKRYKGVAWDQSPLFRKIYEEEYGQFGGEPFGCLVGDFYFNHSPPDVEMLGELSKIAAAAHAPFIAGASPELMQMDSWQELSNPRDLTKIFQNTEYAAWRSLRQSEDSRYVGLAMPRFLARLPYGARTNPVDEFDFEEDTDAANHDRYTWANSAYAMAANINRSFKLYGWCSSIRGVESGGAVEGLPSHTFPTDDGGVDQKCPTEIAISDRREAELAKNGFMPFVHRKNSDFAAFIGAQSLYQPAEYHDPDATANARLSGRLPYLFACCRFAHYLKCIVRDKIGSFRERDDMERWLNDWIMNYVDGDPVNSSQETKARKPLAAAQVVVDEVEDNPGYYTSKFFLRPHYQLEGLTVSLRLISRLPSAKAANE, encoded by the coding sequence ATGAATGACCCCGTCCAGTCCCGCGCAGATACGCGCGACGCCCGCGACGCCGCGCAGCCGGCCGTCGCACACGGCGAATTCGCCGCGCTGCTGCAGAAGGAGTTCAAGCCGAAGACCGCCGAGGCGCGCGAGTCGGTCGAGCGCGCGGTGCGCACGCTCGCGCAGCAGGCGCTCGAACATACGGTCGGCATGACGACCGACGCATACGGCAGCGTGAAGCAGATCATCGTGGAGATCGACCGGAAGCTGTCCGAGCAGATCAACCAGATCCTGCATCACGACGAATTCCAGACGCTCGAAGGGGCGTGGCGCGGCCTGCATTACCTCGTCACGCACACCGAGACCGACGAGCTGCTGAAGATCAAGGCGTTGCCGGCGTCGCGCAACGAGGTCGCGCGGATGCTCAAGCGCTACAAGGGCGTCGCGTGGGACCAGAGCCCGCTGTTCCGCAAGATTTACGAGGAGGAATATGGGCAGTTCGGCGGCGAGCCCTTCGGCTGCCTCGTCGGCGACTTCTATTTCAATCACAGCCCGCCGGACGTCGAGATGCTCGGCGAGCTGTCGAAGATCGCGGCGGCCGCGCATGCGCCGTTCATCGCGGGCGCTTCGCCGGAACTGATGCAGATGGATTCGTGGCAGGAGCTGTCGAACCCGCGCGATCTCACCAAGATCTTCCAGAACACCGAATACGCGGCCTGGCGCAGCCTGCGGCAGTCGGAGGATTCGCGCTACGTCGGGCTCGCGATGCCGCGCTTTCTCGCGCGGCTCCCATACGGCGCGCGCACCAATCCGGTCGACGAATTCGACTTCGAGGAAGACACCGACGCCGCGAATCACGATCGCTACACGTGGGCGAACTCGGCTTACGCGATGGCCGCGAACATCAACCGCTCGTTCAAGCTGTACGGCTGGTGCTCGTCGATCCGCGGCGTCGAGTCGGGCGGGGCGGTCGAAGGGCTGCCGAGCCACACGTTCCCGACCGACGACGGCGGCGTCGACCAGAAATGCCCGACCGAGATCGCGATCAGCGACCGCCGCGAGGCCGAGCTCGCGAAGAACGGCTTCATGCCGTTCGTACACCGGAAGAACTCGGATTTCGCGGCGTTCATCGGCGCGCAGTCGCTGTACCAGCCGGCGGAGTACCACGACCCCGACGCGACCGCGAACGCGCGGCTGTCCGGCCGCCTGCCTTACCTGTTCGCGTGTTGCCGCTTCGCGCACTACCTGAAATGCATCGTGCGCGACAAGATCGGTTCGTTCCGCGAGCGCGACGACATGGAGCGCTGGCTCAACGACTGGATCATGAACTACGTCGACGGCGACCCCGTGAACTCGTCGCAGGAAACCAAGGCGCGCAAACCGCTGGCGGCCGCACAGGTGGTCGTCGACGAGGTCGAGGACAACCCCGGCTACTACACGTCGAAATTTTTCCTGAGACCGCACTACCAGCTCGAAGGGCTCACCGTGTCGCTGCGGCTCATTTCGCGGCTGCCATCGGCGAAGGCGGCGAACGAGTGA
- a CDS encoding Hcp family type VI secretion system effector — MGVAMFMKVDGVTGESADAQHKGWTDIESFTWGASQPGAMASGSGGNAGKASFNDLVVAAYMDKGAPAIIKNCASGKHLPKVEISACKTGGTQVEFMRVTLQEVLVTSAQVAGIDPGDAADRLMMHYGFQAAKVRKQYWQQNDNGGKGAEVSVGWNIKENAEM, encoded by the coding sequence ATGGGCGTGGCAATGTTTATGAAGGTGGACGGCGTGACCGGCGAATCGGCCGACGCGCAGCACAAGGGCTGGACCGACATCGAATCGTTCACGTGGGGTGCGAGCCAGCCGGGCGCGATGGCGAGCGGCAGCGGCGGCAACGCGGGCAAGGCGAGCTTCAACGATCTCGTCGTGGCGGCATACATGGACAAGGGCGCGCCCGCGATCATCAAGAACTGCGCGAGCGGCAAGCATTTGCCGAAGGTCGAGATTTCCGCGTGCAAGACCGGCGGCACGCAGGTCGAGTTCATGCGCGTGACGCTGCAGGAAGTGCTCGTCACGTCCGCGCAGGTCGCGGGCATCGACCCGGGCGATGCGGCCGACCGGCTGATGATGCACTACGGCTTTCAGGCCGCGAAGGTGAGAAAGCAGTACTGGCAGCAGAACGACAACGGCGGCAAGGGCGCCGAGGTGTCGGTCGGCTGGAACATCAAGGAAAACGCCGAGATGTGA
- the tssE gene encoding type VI secretion system baseplate subunit TssE: MDDPNARAGRHGGMRDRLQPELLDRLTDDAPQRTADPPGTQGIGAERLRAAVLRDLAWLLNTRNAEDGFVDWTAFAHAQASVLNYGMRPLVGKPMSGVERMSVEASIRDAIVRFEPRIAPDSVEVRSLADASDRRAGERRHNVLMFEIRGTLWSIPHPVEFVLRSDLDLETGAMSLQSAAGN, encoded by the coding sequence ATGGACGACCCGAACGCCCGCGCCGGCCGGCACGGCGGCATGCGCGACCGGCTGCAGCCCGAGCTGCTCGACCGGCTGACCGACGATGCGCCGCAGCGCACGGCCGATCCGCCCGGCACGCAAGGGATCGGAGCCGAGCGCCTGCGCGCGGCCGTGCTGCGCGATCTCGCATGGCTGCTCAATACGCGCAACGCCGAGGACGGTTTCGTCGACTGGACCGCGTTCGCGCATGCGCAGGCGTCGGTGCTCAACTACGGGATGCGCCCGCTCGTCGGCAAGCCGATGTCGGGCGTCGAGCGCATGTCGGTCGAGGCGTCGATCCGCGACGCGATCGTGCGCTTCGAGCCGCGCATCGCGCCCGATAGCGTCGAGGTCCGCAGTCTCGCCGATGCATCGGACCGGCGCGCCGGCGAACGGCGCCACAACGTGCTGATGTTCGAGATTCGCGGCACGCTATGGTCGATCCCGCATCCGGTCGAATTCGTGCTGCGCTCCGATCTGGATCTCGAGACGGGCGCGATGTCGCTGCAATCGGCGGCGGGAAACTGA
- the tssF gene encoding type VI secretion system baseplate subunit TssF, with amino-acid sequence MDTRLLDYYNRELAYLRELGDEFAQQFPKVAARLRLTESGPPDPYVERLLEGFSFLTARVQLKMDAEFPRFTQALLDAVYPGYLAPLPSMAIVRFAPMLNEGSLAQGWRLPAGTALRARPAASEQTACEFRTAHDLTLWPLELTDAAVTGAPSWLPRGAVPARQDVRGALRIRLKARGGVRLSQLPLERLTFHLAGPERHALHLLELIAAHALGAVCHDPGQPPRWLHTLDADAIVHEGFDPAQAILPDDGRSFHGYRLMREYFAFPARFLFFSIGGLRAALARATGDECELTVLFDRHDAALEAAVDAGHLALNCTPAVNLFARRGDRIRLQPGAREHHVVVDRSRPLDHEVYAVQRLASEQRDDGQSREFRPFHASFASDDGNYGAYYTMRREPRLVSAQARANGTRTGYIGSETYVSLVDSQCAPYDETMRYLSVDTLCTNRDLALLLPPGDANAFTLRISAPVERIVAIRGPSRPRPPIADAQTAWRLVRHLGLARQTLTDLDDDEGAHALRELLGLHADPADAAMRRQIDGVRRVAFSPVFRRLPELGPLMFGRGVQIDVTVDDHAFSGDSPFLLGAVLEQFFARHVSINAFAECVLTSVQSGILAHWPARIGRRPAI; translated from the coding sequence ATGGATACGCGCCTGCTCGACTACTACAACCGCGAACTCGCGTACCTGCGCGAGCTCGGCGACGAATTCGCGCAGCAGTTCCCGAAGGTCGCCGCGCGGCTGCGGCTCACCGAATCAGGGCCGCCCGATCCGTACGTCGAACGACTGCTCGAAGGCTTCAGTTTCCTCACCGCGCGCGTGCAGCTGAAGATGGACGCCGAGTTTCCGCGCTTCACGCAGGCGCTGCTGGATGCCGTGTACCCGGGCTATCTTGCCCCGTTGCCGTCCATGGCGATCGTGCGGTTCGCGCCGATGCTGAACGAAGGCAGCCTCGCGCAGGGCTGGCGATTGCCTGCCGGCACCGCACTGCGCGCGCGGCCCGCCGCGTCCGAACAGACCGCGTGCGAATTCCGTACCGCGCACGACCTGACGCTGTGGCCGCTCGAGCTGACCGATGCGGCCGTCACCGGCGCGCCGTCGTGGCTGCCGCGCGGCGCCGTGCCGGCGCGCCAGGACGTGCGCGGTGCGCTGCGCATCCGGCTCAAGGCGCGCGGCGGCGTCCGGTTGTCGCAACTGCCGCTCGAGCGGCTGACCTTTCATCTCGCGGGCCCCGAACGCCACGCGCTGCACCTGCTCGAACTGATCGCCGCGCATGCGCTCGGCGCAGTCTGTCACGACCCGGGGCAGCCGCCACGCTGGCTGCATACGCTCGATGCCGATGCGATCGTCCACGAGGGTTTCGATCCGGCGCAGGCGATTCTGCCCGACGACGGGCGCAGCTTCCACGGCTATCGGCTGATGCGAGAGTATTTCGCGTTTCCGGCGCGCTTTCTGTTCTTCAGCATCGGCGGGCTGCGCGCCGCGCTTGCGCGCGCCACCGGCGACGAATGCGAATTGACCGTGCTGTTCGATCGCCACGACGCCGCGCTCGAGGCGGCCGTCGATGCAGGACATCTGGCGCTGAACTGCACACCGGCCGTGAACCTGTTCGCCCGTCGCGGCGACCGCATCCGTTTGCAGCCGGGCGCGCGCGAGCATCATGTCGTCGTCGACCGCAGCAGGCCGCTCGATCATGAAGTCTATGCCGTGCAGCGGCTCGCGAGCGAGCAGCGAGACGATGGTCAGTCGCGCGAATTCCGGCCGTTTCATGCATCGTTCGCGAGCGACGACGGCAACTACGGCGCTTACTACACGATGCGGCGCGAGCCTCGGCTCGTATCCGCGCAGGCGCGCGCGAACGGCACGCGCACTGGCTACATCGGCAGCGAAACCTACGTGTCGCTCGTCGACAGCCAGTGCGCGCCGTATGACGAGACGATGCGCTACCTGTCCGTCGATACGCTGTGCACGAACCGCGATCTCGCACTGCTGCTGCCGCCGGGCGATGCGAACGCGTTCACGCTGCGCATCTCGGCGCCCGTCGAGCGCATCGTCGCGATTCGCGGCCCATCGCGGCCGCGCCCGCCGATCGCCGATGCGCAGACGGCGTGGCGGCTCGTCCGCCATCTCGGGCTCGCGCGCCAGACGCTGACCGATCTCGACGACGACGAGGGCGCGCATGCGCTGCGCGAGCTGCTCGGCCTGCACGCCGACCCGGCCGATGCCGCGATGCGCCGGCAGATCGACGGCGTGAGGCGTGTCGCGTTCTCGCCCGTGTTCCGGCGGCTGCCGGAGCTTGGCCCGCTGATGTTCGGGCGCGGCGTGCAGATCGACGTGACCGTCGACGATCACGCGTTCTCCGGCGACAGCCCGTTTCTCCTCGGTGCGGTGCTCGAACAGTTCTTCGCGCGGCATGTATCGATCAATGCGTTCGCCGAATGCGTGCTGACAAGCGTGCAGAGCGGCATTCTCGCGCACTGGCCCGCGCGCATCGGCAGGCGGCCTGCGATATGA
- the tssG gene encoding type VI secretion system baseplate subunit TssG, which translates to MKHDTPPGARPAAESARREAWWARLRAAPHGYDLFQALRWLDALSSGRAPLGHAARPRDEPVRLGQQPSLAFAASMVAGAYDGDGGATRPRIAIHGFGLFGPNGPLPTHLTEYAHERAAQHDDPTFAAFADLFHHRLILLFYRAWADAQPTVSLDRPGRARFDAYVASLIGRATHGDRPTAQADAERLPADVLAPHALYFHAGHLVRHTRNPEGLVQILRRHFGVDARIVEHVPRWVAIERSQRCVIRATRPTLRVGGVALGIAVRDAQSHFRIVLGPLSLDAYRRFLPGGPHARQLAHWVREYVGIEFDWDVQLELAADAVPPIALGAPQGLGRTAWLGQRLDAGPARDLVVCYDARRGDPPRTGAVTHRETA; encoded by the coding sequence ATGAAACACGACACGCCACCCGGCGCTCGACCGGCCGCCGAATCCGCCCGACGCGAAGCGTGGTGGGCGCGGCTGCGCGCCGCACCGCATGGTTACGATCTGTTCCAGGCGTTGCGCTGGCTCGATGCGCTGTCGTCCGGCCGCGCGCCGCTCGGTCATGCCGCGCGGCCGCGCGACGAACCGGTGCGGCTCGGGCAGCAGCCGTCGCTCGCGTTCGCGGCGTCGATGGTGGCCGGCGCATACGATGGGGACGGCGGCGCAACGCGGCCGCGCATCGCGATCCACGGTTTCGGGTTGTTTGGTCCGAACGGCCCACTGCCGACCCACCTCACCGAATACGCGCACGAGCGCGCGGCCCAGCACGACGATCCAACCTTCGCCGCATTCGCGGACCTGTTTCATCACCGGCTGATCCTGCTGTTCTACCGTGCATGGGCCGACGCGCAACCGACAGTGAGCCTGGATCGCCCCGGCCGCGCGCGGTTCGACGCATATGTCGCGAGCCTCATCGGGCGCGCGACGCATGGCGACAGGCCCACCGCGCAGGCAGATGCGGAACGCCTGCCCGCCGACGTACTCGCGCCGCATGCGCTTTATTTTCATGCGGGCCATCTCGTGCGGCACACGCGCAACCCGGAAGGGCTCGTGCAGATCCTGCGACGCCATTTTGGCGTCGATGCGCGCATCGTCGAACACGTGCCGCGCTGGGTCGCGATCGAGCGCTCGCAGCGCTGCGTGATCCGTGCAACGCGGCCGACCCTGCGCGTCGGCGGCGTTGCGCTCGGCATCGCGGTGCGCGACGCGCAGTCCCATTTCCGGATCGTGCTCGGGCCGCTGTCGCTCGACGCGTACCGGCGCTTCCTGCCGGGCGGCCCGCACGCGCGGCAGCTCGCGCACTGGGTGCGCGAATACGTCGGTATCGAGTTCGACTGGGACGTCCAGCTGGAACTGGCGGCCGACGCGGTGCCGCCGATCGCGCTTGGCGCGCCGCAGGGCCTCGGCCGTACCGCGTGGCTCGGTCAACGGCTCGACGCGGGGCCCGCGCGCGATCTCGTCGTCTGTTACGACGCACGCCGGGGCGACCCGCCGCGCACCGGCGCCGTCACTCATCGCGAAACCGCCTAA
- the tssH gene encoding type VI secretion system ATPase TssH: MSDIGRVNLFGKLDPLLYDTLEQATGFCRLRGNPYVELAHWFKQILQRPDGDLQRVLRRFEIDEAAIERGLVASLERLPRGAGSVSDLSVHIDDAVERAWVYATLKYDATRIRGAVLLLAILKTPQLRNVLYAIAREFERIVPDVLADELASIVDGSPEAQPAAHADPGSGTGSGDAATRGMSAAEDSALARFALDLTARARAGEIDPVVGRDAEIRQIVDILLRRRQNNPLLVGEAGVGKTAVAEGFALRIAAGDVPPSLRDVALYLLDIGLLQAGASVKGEFESRLRGVIDEAMSSERPVILFVDEVHTLVGAGGAVGTGDAANLLKPALARGLLRTIGATTWSEYKQYIEKDPALTRRFQLVHVLEPEEAAAVTMLRGLAAKLEAHHRVLVLDDALQAAVTLSHRYIPARQLPDKAISLLDTACARVAVSQHAVPAPIEDARRRIDGLRVERERIARECAIGSGDTARLDAIDGELADVQTELDRLDTRWQAERVALTSIVESRAALLDDAPSDELTSDARADVLSRLTAAQQALAEMQGDAPLVLPAVDTHAVAAVVADWTGIPLGRMVRDETQAVLKLADTLGERVVGQRHAVELIAQRIQTARAKLDDPTKPHGVFLLCGPSGVGKTETALALADTLYGGERNAITINMSEFQEAHTVSTLKGAPPGYVGYGQGGVLTEAVRRRPYSVVLLDEIEKAHRDVHEIFFQVFDKGWMEDGEGRDIDFRHTVILLTSNVGADRVMQLCRDPERLPDMQTLADALRAPLLDVFPAALLGRLTVVPYYPLTDATLARIVALQLRRFEKRIDQHHGIRLHCTDAATALIVERCRTIESGGRMVDAILTHTVMPRIGRAILEATLEGRALASIEVSAAGGEFAYRFDEEETT, translated from the coding sequence ATGTCCGATATCGGCCGCGTCAACCTGTTCGGAAAGCTCGATCCGCTCCTTTACGACACGCTCGAGCAGGCGACCGGATTCTGCCGGCTGCGAGGCAATCCGTACGTGGAACTCGCGCACTGGTTCAAGCAGATCCTGCAGCGGCCCGACGGCGACCTGCAGCGCGTGCTGCGCCGGTTCGAGATCGACGAGGCTGCGATCGAGCGCGGGCTCGTCGCGTCGCTCGAGCGGCTGCCGCGTGGCGCGGGATCGGTGTCGGACCTGTCCGTGCACATCGACGACGCGGTCGAGCGCGCGTGGGTCTATGCGACCTTGAAATACGACGCGACGCGGATTCGCGGCGCCGTCCTGTTGCTCGCGATCCTGAAGACACCGCAATTGCGCAACGTGCTGTACGCGATCGCACGCGAGTTCGAGCGCATCGTGCCCGACGTGCTCGCCGACGAACTCGCATCGATCGTCGACGGTTCGCCCGAAGCGCAACCGGCGGCGCATGCCGATCCCGGCTCAGGCACCGGCTCCGGCGACGCCGCGACGCGCGGTATGTCAGCCGCGGAAGATTCGGCCCTTGCGCGTTTCGCCTTGGACCTGACCGCCCGTGCGAGGGCAGGCGAGATCGACCCCGTCGTCGGGCGCGACGCGGAAATCCGCCAGATCGTCGACATCCTGCTGCGGCGCCGGCAGAACAACCCGCTGCTGGTCGGCGAGGCCGGCGTCGGCAAGACCGCCGTCGCGGAAGGCTTCGCGCTGCGGATCGCCGCCGGCGACGTGCCGCCGTCGCTGCGAGACGTCGCGCTGTACCTGCTCGACATCGGGCTGCTGCAGGCCGGCGCGAGCGTGAAGGGCGAATTCGAGAGCCGCCTGCGCGGCGTGATCGATGAAGCGATGTCGTCCGAGCGGCCGGTGATCCTGTTCGTCGACGAAGTCCATACGCTCGTCGGCGCGGGCGGGGCCGTCGGCACCGGCGACGCCGCGAATCTGCTGAAGCCGGCGCTCGCGCGCGGCCTGCTGCGCACCATCGGCGCGACCACCTGGTCCGAGTACAAGCAGTACATCGAGAAGGATCCCGCGTTGACCCGGCGCTTCCAGCTCGTGCACGTGCTCGAACCCGAGGAGGCCGCCGCCGTGACGATGCTGCGCGGCCTCGCCGCGAAACTCGAAGCGCACCATCGCGTGCTCGTACTCGACGACGCGCTGCAGGCTGCCGTGACGTTGTCGCACCGTTATATTCCCGCTCGGCAGTTGCCGGACAAGGCGATCAGCCTGCTCGACACGGCCTGCGCACGCGTGGCCGTCAGCCAGCACGCGGTGCCCGCGCCGATCGAGGACGCGCGCCGGCGCATCGACGGCCTGCGCGTGGAGCGGGAACGGATCGCGCGCGAGTGCGCGATCGGCAGCGGCGACACCGCACGGCTCGATGCGATCGATGGCGAGCTGGCCGACGTGCAGACGGAGCTCGATCGGCTCGATACGCGTTGGCAAGCCGAGCGCGTCGCATTGACCTCGATCGTCGAATCGCGCGCCGCGCTGCTCGACGACGCGCCGTCAGACGAGCTCACCAGCGATGCACGCGCCGATGTTCTGTCGCGGCTGACTGCCGCACAGCAGGCGCTGGCCGAGATGCAGGGCGACGCGCCGCTCGTGCTGCCCGCTGTGGATACGCATGCGGTCGCCGCCGTCGTTGCCGACTGGACCGGCATTCCGCTCGGCCGCATGGTGCGCGACGAGACGCAAGCCGTGCTCAAGCTCGCCGACACGCTCGGCGAACGTGTCGTCGGCCAGCGTCATGCGGTCGAACTGATCGCCCAGCGGATCCAGACCGCACGTGCGAAGCTCGACGACCCGACCAAACCGCACGGCGTGTTCCTGCTGTGCGGGCCGTCCGGCGTCGGCAAGACCGAGACCGCGCTCGCGCTGGCCGACACGCTGTACGGCGGTGAGCGCAACGCGATCACGATCAACATGAGCGAGTTCCAGGAGGCGCACACGGTATCGACGTTGAAGGGGGCGCCGCCCGGCTACGTTGGCTACGGGCAAGGCGGGGTGCTCACCGAGGCCGTGCGGCGCCGGCCGTACAGCGTCGTTCTGCTCGACGAGATCGAGAAGGCGCATCGCGACGTGCACGAGATTTTCTTCCAGGTATTCGACAAGGGCTGGATGGAGGACGGCGAGGGGCGCGACATCGACTTCCGACATACCGTGATCCTCCTGACGTCGAACGTCGGCGCCGATCGCGTGATGCAGCTGTGCCGCGACCCCGAACGCCTGCCCGACATGCAGACGCTTGCCGATGCGCTGCGCGCGCCGCTGCTCGACGTGTTCCCCGCCGCGTTGCTCGGCCGGCTGACCGTCGTGCCGTACTACCCGCTGACCGATGCGACGCTCGCGCGCATCGTCGCGTTGCAGTTGCGGCGCTTCGAGAAGCGGATCGACCAACATCACGGGATCCGGCTGCACTGCACGGATGCGGCGACTGCGCTGATCGTCGAACGGTGCCGGACGATCGAATCCGGCGGCCGGATGGTCGACGCGATCCTCACCCATACCGTGATGCCGCGGATCGGCCGCGCGATCCTCGAGGCCACGCTCGAAGGCCGCGCACTGGCGTCGATCGAGGTGAGCGCCGCCGGCGGCGAATTCGCTTACCGGTTCGACGAGGAGGAAACGACGTGA